From Methylophaga thalassica:
AGGAATCGTGTCTGCATTAAAAATGCGATCGGTCATTTTTCAACTTCCATATAGTAAGGAGGACGTCCTTCAATATACGCCATCCACATCGCATCTAACATGGTCCACAAGATATCAAGCTTGAATTGTAATAAATCAACAGCACGTTGTTGTTTCTCACGTGTATCACAGTAATCAAGTGTAATTTGCAGACCATGGTCTACGTCACGACGCGCTTCACTTAAACGTTTACGGAAATAACGATAACCACGTTCATCGATCCAGGGATATAAATCTGGCCAGTTGTCCAATCTCGCCTGATGAATCTTAGGCGCGAATAACTCTGTTAACGAAGAACCGGCGGCTTCCTGCCAGTTAGCCCGGCGTGCGAAATTAACATACGCGTCTACAGCAAAGCGAACACCTGGCAATACATGTTGATGTGATTCCAGTTCTTCTCTTGTCAAACCAACAGCTTCACCCAGTTGCAACCAAGCTTCAATGCCACCCTCTTCTCCGCCATAACCATCATGATCAAGTATGCGTTGCACCCAATGTTTGCGTACAGAAGCATCTTCGCAATTTGCCATAATAGCTGCGTCTTTAATTGGAATCGCCGTTTGGTAATAGAAGCGATTGGCGACCCAACCTTGAACTTGTTTTTGATCCAGCTTGCCTGCATGCATCAATTTATGAAAAGGATGGTTGATATGATACAGCGACTCTTTATCACGTAATGTTTGTTCAAACTCTTCGCGTGTCCATGGTGCTGGTTTTTCTGACATGTAATGTTCCTCTAGAATCATCTTAGACTGTTAAAGCTCGATATCCATGCCGTCATACGACACTTCAATTCCAGCCGCTTCCAACGTTTTCCGTTGGGGTGATTCCTCGTTGAGTATTGGATTAGTATTATTAATATGTATCAGGAATTTACGTGGTTTATCCATGCCACTCAGGATCTCCATAATGCCGCCTTTACTCGACTGATCGAGATGCCCCATTTCCTGCGCACGTTTATTACTAATGCCTTCATGTGACATCTCATCATCAGTCCAAACGGTACCGTCGACAAGAACCATGTCAGCATTCGCCATATATTCCATAACATGCGGTTCTGCTACACCTAATCCTGGTGCATAGAATAAGTTTTTGCCGGTACGCGTATCTTCGATACGCATGCCGATATTATCACCAGGCACCGTATTATGACGATGTGGTGAATAAGGAGGTGCCTCACTCTTCAAAGGCACGGCAGTGAACACCAATCCCTCTGCTGAGGGGATGGTGAAGCTTGATTCATCCGTCGCAATTTCATGATGATTAATGCCACGGAAATGGCCAAGAATATTAAAGACTGGAAATCCTGTGGTCAGATCCTCATAAACAGCCTTGGTTGTGTATACATCCCATGGCTTATTATGTTCTCTAAGGGTGAGCATACCGGTGACATGGTCGATCTGTGCATCTGTGATCACTATCGCCGAGATAGCGGTATCTCTGACTTGTCTGGCAGGTTGTAAAGCGGGAAAATCATCCAGTTGTTTTTTGATATCAGGTGAAGCATTAAACAGAATCCAGTCTGTTCCGTTTGCACTGATAGCAATGGATGATTGTGTGCGAGGACTGGCCTTGATTGTGCCCTCTCTTACACCTTTGCAGTTAGTGCAATTACAATTCCACTGAGGAAAGCCACCACCGGCTCCAGAACCTAAAACATGTACAAACATAATTATCCTTAGAAACTTGCATTAGACCAGATAAGACTTTAACAAATTTTATCTGGTATAACGTTGCCCGGAGCAGAAAGCCCCGGGCATACATCAAAACCGTGATTAACGGTTGCAGATGTACATGGTTACTTCAAAACCAAAACGCATATCTGAGTATTCAGGTTTAGTCCACATAACTATATCCTCTCTAAAATTGTTTTATTTAATGTCATCCAACCTATTTGAATGACGATTAGATAGTACACAGCAGATTGAGATGTTTCGTCAGGATTCCCCGCCTTGCCATTCAGGATTTTCCTGATTCACCGAAAAGCTGTAGAGGCTCTATCTGCTTAGTTTTAGCTAAAACAGTAGTTTTAAAATTTGATGAAAATGACTAAATGTGCGGGAAGATCTTCTTAGCCTGGTCAGGCAAAAAACACCTAAATTTAAATGCATTTATGCTCACGACATGATTAACCATGAAAGATAGACTATTCACCAAGTTAGAGAATTTCAGCTTCTTTAATCTTTTTGTGGTTTACCACATTATTGCATTACCTATATTTCATTTAACCAGGCCCTGTGCCTGGTTTTTTTTGATCAAAAAAAAGCCCGGCATCAAACGATGTCGGGCCTTTTATTCAGATTAAGATTACGGAGTAATCTATATCATCTGGGTCTTACAGGCTGAATACGCTCAGAATACCACCCAGGTTAGTCCAGCTAGACAGTGATTTGTATGCACCGACTGCGCCCAGACCATCTGTTTCGTTTTCTAAGCTTGGAATCGCCATACCGATACCAGCCCAACCACCCACACCTGACAGTACAGAAATATACTGTTTACCGTCATGTTTGTAGGTGTTGACGTTACCGATAACGCCTGACGCTGTTTTGAATCTCCACAGCTCACGACCTGTTTGTGCATCAACGGCTTTCAAGTAACCTTCTAATGTACCGTAGAACACGACATCAGTCGCTGTTGCTAAGGCACCAGACCAGACTGAGAAACGTTCTGGGTTTGACCATACGATCTTACCTTCACGGGCATCCCAAGCGATGAAGTTACCTAAGTGTGTACCACCTGGTGCGGGATACATGCTTAATGTTGCACCAACGTATGGTTGACCTGCTACGTATTCCACTTCAAATGGTTCATAGTCCATACAAACGTGGTTGGTTGGCACATAGTACAGACCTGTACGAGGCGAGAATGCCGCTGGCTGTTGGTCTTTAGAACCTAAAGCCGCAGGACAAATACCTGTTGTGTTAACGTCTTCACCGTTACGTGCAGTGGAGTATTTCGCTACACGGTCATGTAAACCAGTTTTCAGGTTCACACCGTTTGACCAGTTAACCGCTGGATCATATTTTTCAGCGACTAACAGCTCACCAGTGACGCGGTCCATGGTGTAACCAAAACCGTTACGGTCAAAGTGGACAGCGGTTTTATGCATTTTACCATTCACTTTTTGTTCAGCGAGAATGACTTCATTCACACCATCATAGTCCCACTCATCATGTGGCGTCATTTGGTAAACCCATTTCGCCATACCAGTGTCTAAGTCACGACCCCATAAAGACATGGTCCATTTGTTATCACCAGGACGTTGAACCGGGTTCCAGGTTGATGGGTTACCGTTACCGTAGTAGAACATGTTCAGATCTGGATCGTATGAATACCAACCCCATGTTGTACCACCACCAATTTTCCATTGGTCACCTTGCCAGGTTTTCAAAGATGAATCTTTGCCAACTGGTTTCAGCATAGACATGGTTTTGTTAGGATCAACTAACATTTCGTCATCAGGACCCGTGCTGTATGCCGTGTACTGTTCTTTACCATCCAGGCTATAGGCTTTGATATAACCACGTACACCAAACTCACCACCTGAAATACCCACCAGAACTTTATCTTTAAATACGTGAGCCGCTGCAGTGCTGGTCGCACCACGTTTTGCATCATCACGTTTGTCAGACCAAACTACGCTACCGTCAGCGGCATTCAGAGCAACTAATGTTGTATCCGCTTGGTTCAGGAAGATTTTGCCATCGCCATAGCTTAAACCACGGTTAACCGTGTCACAGCACATAACAGGCACTGTTTCATCGTAGTTTTGTTTTGGTTCATATTTCCATTTGATCGCACCATCATTATTTAAGTCCAATGCGAATACGATGTTTGGAAATGGTGTGTGAACGTACATAGTACCGTCGATAACCAAAGCGTTACCTTCGTGACCACGTAAAACACCCGTTGAGAAAGACCATGCCATGTTTAAATCTTTGACATTATCTTTGTTAATTTCAGTTAATGTTGAGTAACGTGTATTTGAATAGTTACCTGCTGGCATTACCCAGTTATTCGGATTTTTTTGCATCTCAAGCAATTCATCAGCTACAGCCAAGCCAGGCGCAGTCAATGACATCATTGCGATTGATAAAGTTTTCAGCTTCATTTTATATACCTCTAGTATTGAAGGTTTGTTTTTATAGGTGGCTAATCTATAAATAACCACTGCTGAATACTTTATTCTTATTTTTCCCCTAGCACATTAGGAGCAACTCCCTATATAAGCAGGAATTAATCATAGTTAACTCGGGATTGACTTGGCGCTAGAAATGAATTCTGATTATTCATTTAGGGTGATAACGTGATGCTTAAGTGCTAAACGAACCAACTGAATGGGTGTCGCTATATTCAACTTTTGCTTTAACTGCGTTTGATAATTAGCCATTGTTTTGAGGCTGATCTTCAATTCTTTCGCGATGGATTCTACTTCCATACCTTCAGCAAGTAAACGAAAAATCTCAAACTCTCTAGGGGTAAGTATTGTGCTTGGCTCATGCTCATCAGCAACATTTTTTAATGCCAATTTTTCGGCAATATCCACACTCAGATATGTTTTGCCTGCAGCGACACTTCTAATGGCTAGCAGCAATTCTTCAGTTGTACTGGTTTTTCTTATGTAAGCTTTTGCACCAGATTGGATAGCTTCATTGGCAAAAAAAGACTCCGGCAGGTTCGAAAATATCATCACACGGGCGCTTGGGTATGTCATTGTAAGCTCATTAACCCTATTTAAGGTCGAGCCATAAGCCGTATTCATATCAATGATGAATACATCCGGTTGATACTCTTCATACAAGGCTGGCAGTTGATCACTCTGGTTGGTCTCTGCAATCACTAATATGTCATTCTGTTCTTCAATTAGACGTTTAATCCCAGCACGTACAACATGATGCTCATCAACCAGAATGACTGTTATCATTAATATTTACATCACTTTTATCTTAGGAAAGTAAGTTGGCTTAGAGGCTAAAGACACTTAATACACCACCTAGATTTGTCCAGCTGGAAAGTGATTTGTATAAACCTACTGCTCCATCGCCATCAGCATCATTTTTTAGTCCCATCGCCATACCAATACCGGCCCAGCCACCCAGTCCAGATATCACTGAAACGTATTGTTTGCCATTATGTTCATAGGTATTGACGTTACCAATGATTCCCGATGCCGTCTTAAAACGCCAAAGCTCGCGTCCAGTTTGGGCATCCACCGCTTTTAAGTAGCCTTCAAGGGTGCCGTAAAAAACAATATCTGACCCAGTCGCCAAAGCACCTGACCAGACAGAAAAACGTTCTGGGTTAGACCAGACAATCTTGCCTTCACGGGCATCCCAGGCAATAAAATTACCTAAGTTGGGATCGTCATCTACCGGGTACATTGACAGGCTGGCTCCAACATATGGCTGACCGGCCACATACTCGACTTCAAATGGTTCATAATCCATACAAACATGATTGGTTGGCACGTAAAACAAACCGGTTCGTGGAGAATAAGCCGCCGGTTGCTGATCTTTTGACCCTAACGCTGCAGGACAAATACCCGTTGTATTCTCATCTTCACCATTAAAATCGGGCGAATATTGTTGAACACGGTCATGCCTTCCGGTGGTTAAATCAACCCCTTTTGACCAGTTCACAGATGGATCAAATTTCTTCGCCAGTAATAACTCACCCGTTTCTCTATCCATGGTGTAGGCAAAACCATTCCTATCAAAGTGAACTGCGGTTTTGCGTAGTTTATTTTTAATTTTCTGATCACTGAGAATAATTTCATTCACACCGTCATAATCCCATTCATCATGAGGTGTCATTTGGTAAATCCACTTTGCCATTCCACTATCCAAATCTCTGGCAAACAATGACATAGTCCACTTATTGTCACCGGGTCGTTGTACGGGATTCCATGTGGAAGGATTTGCTGTCCCGTAATAGAACAGATTTAAGTCAGGATCGTATGAAAACCAACCCCATGTGACACCGCCACCGATTTTCCATTGATCACCCTGCCATGTTTTCAGAGATGAATCTTTACCTACCGGTTTCAACATTGAGGTGGTTTTTACAGGATCTACCAACATCTCATCATCGGGTCCTGTGGTATAGGCTTTATACTTCACATTCCCCTGTAAATCATATGCCTGAACATAACCACGAATACCAAATTCACTGCCAGAAATGCCGACTAAAACCGTATCTTTAAAAACAAAAGCGGCGCCAGTACTGGTGGCACCTGTCCTTGGGTCATCACGTTTATCAGACCAAACGACTTTACCTGTGTGCATATCCAACGCAACCAAGGTCGTATCTGCCTGATTAAGAAATATTTTTCCATCTGCATAAGCCAGGCCTCGGTTGACCGTATCACAGCACATGACTGGCACAGTTTCGTCATAGCTCTGCTTGGGTTCGTATTTCCATTTAATAGCACCGTCATTATTTAAATCGAGCGCATAAACAATATTAGGGAAAGGTGTATGAATATATAGAGTATCGTCAATGACTAGAGAATTGCCTTCATGACCACGTAAAACACCTGTCGAAAAAGACCAGGCCATGTTCAGCTTGTTAATATTTTTTTTATTGATTTGCTTGAGTGATGAGTATCGTTGGTTATTATAATTTCCGGCTGGCATCACCCAGTTGGCCGGATCATCTTGAAGTTTTTGTAATTCATCAGCTTGGCTGGTGCCAGCATAAATTCCGACTGCAGAAGCAATTAAAAATCTTAGAAATGTCATATTACTCAGTTTATTCATTAAAAATGCGTTTTCAGGGCATGTAGGTCATCACACTCTATGCCTAAAAAACGAATGAATCACCGGCAAATCTTCCCGATCTGACCAGTCTGAGTATTTTCACATGTGACAAGTGAACCTTGGCTGAATAAAAAAAGCCCGACATCAAACGATGCCGGGCCTTTTATTCAGACTAAGATTACGGAGTAATCTATATCATCTGGGTCTTACAGGCTGAATACGCTCAGAACACCACCCAGGTTAGTCCAGCTAGACAGTGATTTATATGCACCGACTGCGCCTAGACCATCTGTTTCGTTTTCTAAGCTTGGGATCGCCATACCGATACCAGCCCAACCACCGACACCTGACAGTACAGAAATATACTGTTTACCGTCATGTTTGTAGGTGTTGACGTTACCGATAACGCCTGATGGAGTTTTGAATCTCCACAGCTCACGACCTGTTTGCGCATCAACGGCTTTCAGGTAACCTTCTAATGTACCGTAGAAGACGACGTCAGAAGCGGTTGCTAAGGCACCAGACCAGACTGAGAAACGTTCTGGGTTTGACCATACGATCTTACCTTCACGGGCATCCCAAGCGATAAAGTTACCTAAGTGTGTACCACCTGGTGCGGGGTACATGCTTAATGTTGCACCAACGTATGGTTGACCTGCTACATATTCCACTTCAAATGGTTCATAGTCCATACATACATGGTTGGTTGGCACGTAGAACAGACCTGTGCGTGGAGAATACGCTGAAGGTTGCTCATCTTTAGAACCCAATGCTGCAGGGCATACGCCAGATGTATTCACATCTTCACCGTTACGTGCAGTAGAGTATTTCGCTACACGATCATGTAAACCGGTTTTCAGGTTCACACCGTTTGACCAGTTAACCGCTGGATCATATTTTTCAGCCACTAACAGTTCACCCGTGACGCGGTCCATGGTGTAACCAAAACCGTTACGGTCAAAGTGGACAGCAGTTTTATGCATTTTGCCTTTCACTTTTTGATCAGCAAGTACAACTTCGTTGATACCATCATAATCCCACTCATCATGTGGTGTCATTTGGTAAACCCATTTCGCCATACCGGTGTCTAAGTCACGACCCCATAGAGACATTGACCATTTGTTGTCACCAGGACGTTGAACCGGGTTCCAGGTAGATGGGTTACCTGAACCATAGTAGAACATGTTCAGATCTGGATCGTATGAATACCAACCCCATGTTGTACCACCACCAATTTTCCATTGGTCACCTTGCCAGGTTTTCAAAGATGAATCTTTGCCAACCGGCTTCAGCATAGACGTTGTTTTGTTAGGATCAACTAACATTTCATCATCAGGACCCGTGCTGTAGGCTTTGTATTTAACGTTACCATCTAAGTCATAGGCTTGAACGTAACCACGTACACCAAACTCACCACCTGAGATACCGACTAACACTTTATCTTTGAATACAAATGCAGCACCCGTGCTTGTTGCACCACGTTTAGCATCATCACGTTTATCAGACCAAACCACTTTGCCGTCTTCAGCATTTAATGCAACAAGTGTTGTATCGGCTTGGTTCAGGAAGATTTTGCCGTCTGCATAGCTTAAACCACGGTTAACCGTGTCACAGCACATAACAGGTACTGTTTCATCGTAGTTTTGTTTTGGCTCATATTTCCATTTGATCGCACCGTCACTGTTTAAGTCCAACGCATAAACGATGTTTGGGAAAGGAGTATGGACATACATAGTGTCACCGATAACCAGAGAGTTACCTTCGTGACCACGTAAAACACCGGTTGAGAAAGACCATGCCATGTTTAAATCTTTAACATTGTCTTTGTTGATTTGAGTTAATTCAGAGTAACGTTGGTTGTTATAGTTACCTGCTGGCATTACCCAGTTATTCGGATCTTTTTGCATTTGCAATAATTCATCAGCAGCAGCCAAGCTTGGCACAGCTAAAGTCATCATTGCGATTGATAAAGTTTTCAGCTTCATTAGAGTGACCTCTATTAATTGTTATTTAACATGACGGCAACACTGGCCGGTCAGGGAGGACTCTATTCGGCTTTTACCTTCTTTTCATTAGGGAATAATCACCCATAGTTTGGGATATATTCCCAAGCATGGCGGAAAGGCTTCCCACACAATATTAATAAGATTCCTGAAAATAATTGAAAATCTAGTATTAACTGCTGACTACACCGTACTTTATGGCTAAGCGAACCATTTCTGCCGATGAATTAAAACCCAATTTATGTTTTAACATGGTCTGGTAA
This genomic window contains:
- a CDS encoding methanol/ethanol family PQQ-dependent dehydrogenase, with product MTFLRFLIASAVGIYAGTSQADELQKLQDDPANWVMPAGNYNNQRYSSLKQINKKNINKLNMAWSFSTGVLRGHEGNSLVIDDTLYIHTPFPNIVYALDLNNDGAIKWKYEPKQSYDETVPVMCCDTVNRGLAYADGKIFLNQADTTLVALDMHTGKVVWSDKRDDPRTGATSTGAAFVFKDTVLVGISGSEFGIRGYVQAYDLQGNVKYKAYTTGPDDEMLVDPVKTTSMLKPVGKDSSLKTWQGDQWKIGGGVTWGWFSYDPDLNLFYYGTANPSTWNPVQRPGDNKWTMSLFARDLDSGMAKWIYQMTPHDEWDYDGVNEIILSDQKIKNKLRKTAVHFDRNGFAYTMDRETGELLLAKKFDPSVNWSKGVDLTTGRHDRVQQYSPDFNGEDENTTGICPAALGSKDQQPAAYSPRTGLFYVPTNHVCMDYEPFEVEYVAGQPYVGASLSMYPVDDDPNLGNFIAWDAREGKIVWSNPERFSVWSGALATGSDIVFYGTLEGYLKAVDAQTGRELWRFKTASGIIGNVNTYEHNGKQYVSVISGLGGWAGIGMAMGLKNDADGDGAVGLYKSLSSWTNLGGVLSVFSL
- the pqqB gene encoding pyrroloquinoline quinone biosynthesis protein PqqB; the protein is MFVHVLGSGAGGGFPQWNCNCTNCKGVREGTIKASPRTQSSIAISANGTDWILFNASPDIKKQLDDFPALQPARQVRDTAISAIVITDAQIDHVTGMLTLREHNKPWDVYTTKAVYEDLTTGFPVFNILGHFRGINHHEIATDESSFTIPSAEGLVFTAVPLKSEAPPYSPHRHNTVPGDNIGMRIEDTRTGKNLFYAPGLGVAEPHVMEYMANADMVLVDGTVWTDDEMSHEGISNKRAQEMGHLDQSSKGGIMEILSGMDKPRKFLIHINNTNPILNEESPQRKTLEAAGIEVSYDGMDIEL
- a CDS encoding methanol/ethanol family PQQ-dependent dehydrogenase encodes the protein MKLKTLSIAMMTLAVPSLAAADELLQMQKDPNNWVMPAGNYNNQRYSELTQINKDNVKDLNMAWSFSTGVLRGHEGNSLVIGDTMYVHTPFPNIVYALDLNSDGAIKWKYEPKQNYDETVPVMCCDTVNRGLSYADGKIFLNQADTTLVALNAEDGKVVWSDKRDDAKRGATSTGAAFVFKDKVLVGISGGEFGVRGYVQAYDLDGNVKYKAYSTGPDDEMLVDPNKTTSMLKPVGKDSSLKTWQGDQWKIGGGTTWGWYSYDPDLNMFYYGSGNPSTWNPVQRPGDNKWSMSLWGRDLDTGMAKWVYQMTPHDEWDYDGINEVVLADQKVKGKMHKTAVHFDRNGFGYTMDRVTGELLVAEKYDPAVNWSNGVNLKTGLHDRVAKYSTARNGEDVNTSGVCPAALGSKDEQPSAYSPRTGLFYVPTNHVCMDYEPFEVEYVAGQPYVGATLSMYPAPGGTHLGNFIAWDAREGKIVWSNPERFSVWSGALATASDVVFYGTLEGYLKAVDAQTGRELWRFKTPSGVIGNVNTYKHDGKQYISVLSGVGGWAGIGMAIPSLENETDGLGAVGAYKSLSSWTNLGGVLSVFSL
- a CDS encoding response regulator translates to MITVILVDEHHVVRAGIKRLIEEQNDILVIAETNQSDQLPALYEEYQPDVFIIDMNTAYGSTLNRVNELTMTYPSARVMIFSNLPESFFANEAIQSGAKAYIRKTSTTEELLLAIRSVAAGKTYLSVDIAEKLALKNVADEHEPSTILTPREFEIFRLLAEGMEVESIAKELKISLKTMANYQTQLKQKLNIATPIQLVRLALKHHVITLNE
- the pqqC gene encoding pyrroloquinoline-quinone synthase PqqC, encoding MSEKPAPWTREEFEQTLRDKESLYHINHPFHKLMHAGKLDQKQVQGWVANRFYYQTAIPIKDAAIMANCEDASVRKHWVQRILDHDGYGGEEGGIEAWLQLGEAVGLTREELESHQHVLPGVRFAVDAYVNFARRANWQEAAGSSLTELFAPKIHQARLDNWPDLYPWIDERGYRYFRKRLSEARRDVDHGLQITLDYCDTREKQQRAVDLLQFKLDILWTMLDAMWMAYIEGRPPYYMEVEK
- a CDS encoding methanol/ethanol family PQQ-dependent dehydrogenase; this translates as MKLKTLSIAMMSLTAPGLAVADELLEMQKNPNNWVMPAGNYSNTRYSTLTEINKDNVKDLNMAWSFSTGVLRGHEGNALVIDGTMYVHTPFPNIVFALDLNNDGAIKWKYEPKQNYDETVPVMCCDTVNRGLSYGDGKIFLNQADTTLVALNAADGSVVWSDKRDDAKRGATSTAAAHVFKDKVLVGISGGEFGVRGYIKAYSLDGKEQYTAYSTGPDDEMLVDPNKTMSMLKPVGKDSSLKTWQGDQWKIGGGTTWGWYSYDPDLNMFYYGNGNPSTWNPVQRPGDNKWTMSLWGRDLDTGMAKWVYQMTPHDEWDYDGVNEVILAEQKVNGKMHKTAVHFDRNGFGYTMDRVTGELLVAEKYDPAVNWSNGVNLKTGLHDRVAKYSTARNGEDVNTTGICPAALGSKDQQPAAFSPRTGLYYVPTNHVCMDYEPFEVEYVAGQPYVGATLSMYPAPGGTHLGNFIAWDAREGKIVWSNPERFSVWSGALATATDVVFYGTLEGYLKAVDAQTGRELWRFKTASGVIGNVNTYKHDGKQYISVLSGVGGWAGIGMAIPSLENETDGLGAVGAYKSLSSWTNLGGILSVFSL
- the pqqA gene encoding pyrroloquinoline quinone precursor peptide PqqA, whose amino-acid sequence is MWTKPEYSDMRFGFEVTMYICNR